A genome region from Taeniopygia guttata chromosome 18, bTaeGut7.mat, whole genome shotgun sequence includes the following:
- the SLC16A3 gene encoding monocarboxylate transporter 4 yields the protein MGAVVADDGPSGVKAPDGGWGWAVLFGCFIITGFSYAFPKAVSVFFKELIREFGIGYSDTAWISSILLAMLYGTGPLCSVCVNRFGCRPVMLVGGLFASMGMVIASFCTSIVQIYLTAGVITGLGLALNFQPSLIMLNRYFDKRRPLANGLSAAGSPVFLCALSPLGQILQHEYGWRGGFLILGGMLLNCCVCGALMRPLEPPKKAEATKEPAEKKVKKKLLDFSVFKDSGFVIYTLAASIMVLGLFVPPVFVVSYAKDLGYQDTKAAFLLTILGFIDIFARPICGMVAGHKWVRPRCVYLFSFAMIFNGFTDLMGSMSVDYRGLVVFCIFFGISYGMVGALQFEVLMAIVGTQKFSSAIGLVLLAEAVAVLIGPPSAGKLLDATGRYMFVFITAGIEVTTSALVLALGNFFCIKKKSEEPHTKEEAAEREELNKSENKTPEDAKVDSIEVEQFLKDEPEKNGEVVTNPETCV from the exons ATGGGAGCTGTAGTAGCTGATGACGGTCCGTCAGGTGTTAAAGCCCCTGAtggaggctggggctgggctgtcctTTTTGGCTGTTTTATCATCACAGGATTCTCCTATGCCTTTCCTAAGGCAGTTAGTGTCTTCTTTAAAGAACTTATCCGGGAATTTGGCATTGGATATAGTGACACTGCATGGATTTCCTCCATTCTGTTGGCCATGCTTTATGGAACAG GTCCACTTTGTAGCGTGTGCGTCAATCGCTTCGGTTGTCGCCCTGTCATGCTGGTGGGTGGCCTTTTTGCCTCAATGGGGATGGTGATAGCTTCCTTCTGCACAAGCATCGTCCAAATCTATTTAACTGCAGGTGTGATTACCG GTTTGGGTTTGGCACTAAACTTCCAGCCTTCACTCATCATGTTAAACCGTTACTTTGACAAACGCCGGCCCTTAGCCAATGGGCTatctgctgctgggagcccagTGTTTCTGTGTGCTCTCTCACCGCTGGGGCAGATACTACAGCACGAGTATGGCTGGAGAGGAGGATTCCTTATCCTGGGTGGGATGCTGCTCAACTGCTGTGTATGTGGAGCACTAATGAGACCTTTGGAGCCACCCAAAAAGGCTGAAGCTACCAAAGAGCCAGCTgagaagaaagtgaagaaaaaactTCTGGATTTCAGTGTGTTTAAAGACAGTGGTTTTGTCATCTATACGCTTGCAGCATCTATTATGGTGCTTGGTCTCTTTGTTCCTCCAGTGTTTGTTGTGAGTTATGCCAAGGATTTAGGGTATCAAGACACCaaagcagcttttcttctgACTATTCTGGGATTCATTGATATCTTTGCTCGCCCAATCTGTGGAATGGTAGCTGGTCATAAATGGGTTAGACCACGCTGTGTCTACCTCTTCAGTTTTGCTATGATTTTTAATGGCTTTACAGATCTCATGGGTTCTATGTCTGTTGATTATCGTGGGCTGGTGgtcttttgcattttctttggcATTTCTTATGGAATGGTAGGTGCTCTTCAGTTTGAAGTTCTCATGGCTATTGTTGGTACACAGAAGTTTTCCAGTGCTATCGGTTTAGTGCTCCtggcagaagctgtggctgtcctgaTTGGTCCACCATCAGCAG GAAAACTCCTGGATGCAACAGGGAGGTAcatgtttgttttcattactGCTGGAATTGAAGTTACCACCTCAGCCCTTGTATTGGCCTTGGGAAATTTCTTCTGCATTaagaaaaaatcagaagaacCACATAcaaaagaagaagcagcagaaagagaGGAATTAAAcaaatctgaaaacaaaactccTGAAGATGCCAAAGTGGACTCTATTGAAGTGGAGCAGTTTCTGAAAGATGAGCCTGAAAAAAATGGTGAAGTTGTAACTAACCCAGAAACATGTGTGTGA